Proteins encoded together in one candidate division WOR-3 bacterium window:
- a CDS encoding Spy/CpxP family protein refolding chaperone, whose amino-acid sequence MKITKIAALAVLVITGWAIAQPAVPEQRQEPAEQAMVPPNPEMALPPFGLLNLPNLTDDQRMQIQSLQIKHLKEVMPLETDMRIKRLELAMLWRAEKLDAKQIVAKVKEINELRNKLELARVNHRIEIYNLLTPEQRKAFRPGMGQGRMRGMGGMKRRGAHFRHFTEEMDGPGVMPMPCCPQR is encoded by the coding sequence ATGAAAATAACAAAGATAGCAGCACTAGCTGTTTTGGTCATTACCGGATGGGCAATCGCACAGCCGGCAGTACCAGAGCAAAGGCAGGAACCAGCCGAACAAGCGATGGTGCCACCCAACCCGGAAATGGCACTACCGCCATTTGGGTTGCTGAATTTGCCCAACCTTACCGATGACCAGCGGATGCAGATTCAGAGTTTACAGATTAAGCATTTGAAAGAGGTTATGCCCCTTGAAACCGATATGAGGATTAAAAGGTTGGAACTGGCAATGCTCTGGCGGGCGGAGAAACTTGATGCGAAGCAGATTGTGGCAAAGGTAAAAGAGATTAATGAACTGAGGAATAAACTGGAACTGGCACGGGTGAACCACCGGATTGAGATTTACAATCTGTTGACGCCGGAACAGCGTAAGGCGTTCCGACCTGGTATGGGGCAAGGCAGGATGCGCGGTATGGGTGGTATGAAGCGGCGCGGCGCACATTTCCGACATTTTACTGAAGAGATGGATGGGCCGGGCGTGATGCCGATGCCCTGCTGTCCGCAGCGCTAA
- a CDS encoding periplasmic heavy metal sensor encodes MKGRWVYLILAVSVALNLAVFGTLAYYRYRRWHWQRSDFRYFAQRLTPGLAPILDQHRFKMDSLRIEYWKARQELARLGFAEKPDPVQVQRTLERIGFLHQEMHRQVFEMGRQSETLLPPPYREMVRRRYCEMMEGPYPPPRRERFHRPGWRRGPRRF; translated from the coding sequence ATGAAAGGGCGCTGGGTTTATCTTATTCTTGCGGTTTCGGTGGCACTGAATCTGGCGGTGTTCGGCACACTGGCTTATTACCGTTACCGGCGCTGGCACTGGCAGCGGAGCGATTTTCGTTATTTTGCCCAACGGTTAACGCCCGGATTAGCACCGATTCTGGACCAGCACCGGTTTAAAATGGATTCGCTACGCATCGAGTACTGGAAAGCAAGACAGGAACTGGCACGATTGGGGTTTGCGGAAAAACCGGACCCGGTTCAGGTGCAGAGGACGCTGGAACGAATCGGGTTTTTGCATCAGGAGATGCACCGTCAGGTGTTTGAAATGGGCAGGCAGAGTGAAACCCTTTTACCCCCACCGTATCGAGAGATGGTTCGGCGCCGGTATTGTGAAATGATGGAAGGTCCTTATCCGCCGCCCCGACGAGAAAGGTTTCATCGGCCGGGATGGAGACGAGGTCCGAGAAGATTTTAA
- a CDS encoding zf-HC2 domain-containing protein: MNMKCAKVKRMLSLVLDNEAPIAVLAQVEQHIARCDACRREFEELKALKRLLTSVPAPEMPSYLTAKTIARLRETEDSYRPVISVLWRIAAVLLIAVGLGLGVVIGRGLAGNGVISEEIATLNAEPSFEQFLTGGR; the protein is encoded by the coding sequence ATGAATATGAAGTGTGCGAAGGTTAAAAGGATGTTATCTCTGGTGCTCGACAATGAGGCACCGATAGCGGTGTTGGCACAGGTTGAGCAGCACATTGCCCGATGCGATGCCTGTCGCAGGGAGTTTGAAGAGTTAAAAGCGCTGAAGAGGCTACTGACATCGGTGCCGGCTCCAGAGATGCCGTCTTATCTGACGGCAAAAACCATCGCCCGGTTGCGGGAAACAGAAGACTCTTACCGACCGGTTATATCTGTTCTCTGGCGCATTGCGGCGGTGTTGTTGATTGCGGTGGGTCTGGGACTCGGGGTTGTTATTGGCCGGGGTTTGGCGGGTAACGGTGTCATCAGTGAAGAAATTGCGACACTCAATGCCGAGCCATCGTTTGAGCAGTTTCTGACAGGGGGTAGATGA
- a CDS encoding sigma-70 family RNA polymerase sigma factor, translating to MEKNSNEALVQAAKAGDLAAFDELIRRHNQALYSFIYRMVSDPADAEELTQEAWVKAWRALGGFKGKSEFKTWLFKIGMNLAFNLKKRRKPAEELSEILPAANKVEPVAVFEQKRREQVIQAALAQLPPDQRTALVLNIYEGMSYQEIARVMGRSVRAVDALLFRAKTNLRQILTPARKKGIL from the coding sequence TTGGAAAAAAACAGTAACGAAGCACTGGTTCAAGCGGCAAAAGCCGGCGACTTGGCCGCATTTGACGAACTAATCCGGCGTCACAACCAAGCGCTCTATTCCTTTATATACCGGATGGTCAGTGACCCGGCAGATGCTGAGGAGTTGACTCAGGAAGCGTGGGTCAAGGCGTGGCGGGCGCTGGGCGGTTTTAAAGGGAAAAGTGAGTTCAAAACCTGGCTTTTTAAGATAGGAATGAACCTTGCTTTTAATTTAAAGAAGAGGAGAAAGCCCGCAGAAGAGTTGAGCGAAATTTTGCCCGCAGCAAACAAAGTTGAGCCGGTTGCGGTTTTTGAACAGAAACGCCGGGAACAGGTAATCCAAGCGGCGCTGGCTCAGTTACCGCCCGACCAGCGGACCGCGCTGGTCCTGAACATTTATGAAGGGATGAGTTATCAAGAGATTGCTAGGGTTATGGGGCGCTCGGTGCGTGCGGTAGATGCCCTTTTGTTTCGGGCAAAAACCAATCTGCGGCAGATTCTCACCCCGGCAAGAAAAAAGGGTATCTTATGA
- a CDS encoding thioredoxin family protein, with protein sequence MSLIQNSVKKQLEQLLSNLTNPVRLTVFTQEMECQFCRENRQLAEEIAALSDKVKLEVYDFLVDKEKVEEFKVERVPALVVAGEKDYGIRFYGVPAGYEFTSLVNAIQMVGKRDPGLKPETKEKLTLIAQPVKIDVFVTLTCPYCPMMVSLAHRFAMANDKITASAIDAQEFPVLANYYEVMAVPKTVLNQHHQFEGALPEERFLQEVLKVVDVDAGLG encoded by the coding sequence ATGAGTTTGATTCAAAATTCGGTGAAGAAACAGCTTGAGCAGTTGCTGAGCAATTTGACCAATCCGGTGCGGCTGACTGTTTTTACCCAGGAGATGGAGTGTCAGTTCTGCCGGGAAAACCGGCAACTGGCAGAGGAGATCGCGGCGCTTTCGGATAAGGTTAAACTGGAAGTTTACGACTTCCTCGTTGATAAAGAGAAGGTGGAGGAGTTTAAGGTGGAAAGGGTGCCGGCGCTGGTGGTGGCGGGCGAGAAGGATTACGGGATAAGGTTTTACGGTGTTCCTGCGGGTTATGAGTTCACCTCGCTGGTCAATGCGATTCAGATGGTCGGGAAAAGAGACCCCGGGCTAAAGCCGGAAACGAAAGAGAAATTAACCCTTATTGCCCAGCCGGTTAAAATTGATGTGTTTGTCACTCTGACCTGCCCTTACTGTCCGATGATGGTTTCTTTAGCCCATCGGTTTGCAATGGCGAACGATAAGATTACAGCGAGCGCAATTGACGCCCAGGAGTTTCCGGTTCTGGCGAACTACTACGAGGTGATGGCGGTGCCCAAGACTGTGCTCAATCAGCATCATCAGTTTGAGGGTGCGTTGCCCGAAGAGCGTTTTTTGCAGGAGGTTCTCAAGGTGGTGGATGTGGATGCAGGATTGGGCTAA
- a CDS encoding CapA family protein, whose product MTFFAALICGLGAVGAPFFADTIEDFETGNVFLVSFPGEDVQPDSWALDSAVTHNSSRYALKLFGNTWKVEPIAPMALDSSTVWEVWVYVESVGAVQGFGLVSETETLLYSFAGRERVEPARWNTVYQGAFPERSWNRYLLPVGEDWLSRFGHLTSLNGMVFINDADRGARGKVYFDDVSDVTFDQPLAPEVEAWFETKELVANRDGTWRVTVQFYSRVRDPDSREHFYHWDFGDDATSSDSWPIHTYVVKDNHTYTVLLQVMDESGRLGRDSCRVNLAPGPGSFPLRLNFVGDLMLARRYEPLIDSLGVEAIFQKIKPDLGDVADITVANLECPLTDRGTPHPTKPIVFRGRPANGQGLKFTGIDVVSLANNHIVDYGLEGLRQTQAVLDTLGIVYSGAGGSAYEAYQPVFLVKCGVALGFLAYSDRTGQYDNYQPYLDAGENKPGFANLDTFRVFQAMRRAKAVADFLVLELHSGEEYQPEPIDEGWFTTDWVQPTASQIALRHRIVDQGAALVVCHHPHILQGFEVYQGKLIAHSLGNFAFDQEYPETYPSVILNGLLDERGFYRYWLVPVYIDDYIPHRARGELGTRILRYVARRSRELNSYLVVDRESVIAEVVLDSANLNRRRQQYEVALELLPDSNGFRSLPHSLSDTGDLSMVMTVAPAGAWQMRLGRDLLWMGNMEDEGATFWLLNQADEFYDCQARRGARSLCHRRSAGTGVIVTNLEERMACPLDSHRLGVYGWMKTDNGAGATVVLNVYNSRSGGMRVAVCSLPAVNGTNEWQEFYAEIPTPRAGGYFDVLLKSAGPDSGTGRVWFDDIRVIEWEDWQEFGAPRLVTAPNDYTWIQVRTDDSIPNAVVRYEATEFQPLLGVEIRNRAIVFKPDLTVKPNPAKGRLTINYHLGAGQRADLKVYNSLGQMVRNWHEEGRTRGLMTVNWDLKDGRNKRVPSGTYFFRLEIDGKTSGARVVVLSTEF is encoded by the coding sequence GTGACTTTTTTCGCAGCGCTGATATGCGGGCTCGGCGCGGTTGGTGCACCGTTTTTCGCGGATACGATTGAGGACTTTGAGACGGGAAATGTGTTTCTGGTTTCCTTTCCGGGCGAAGATGTCCAGCCCGACTCCTGGGCACTGGATTCAGCGGTAACCCATAACAGTTCCCGTTACGCCTTGAAACTGTTCGGCAACACCTGGAAGGTTGAGCCGATTGCGCCAATGGCGCTGGACTCATCAACGGTCTGGGAGGTGTGGGTTTATGTGGAGAGTGTCGGTGCGGTCCAGGGGTTTGGTCTGGTGTCGGAAACAGAGACATTGCTGTACTCTTTTGCGGGTCGGGAGCGAGTTGAGCCCGCGCGCTGGAACACCGTTTATCAGGGGGCATTTCCAGAACGGTCCTGGAATCGGTATCTTTTGCCCGTGGGCGAGGATTGGCTCAGCCGGTTCGGGCATCTGACGAGTTTGAACGGAATGGTGTTTATCAACGATGCGGACCGCGGTGCCAGGGGCAAGGTGTATTTTGACGATGTTTCCGATGTTACATTTGACCAGCCGCTGGCGCCCGAGGTGGAGGCGTGGTTTGAGACCAAAGAGTTGGTGGCAAATCGGGATGGCACCTGGCGTGTGACGGTACAGTTTTATAGCCGGGTGCGAGACCCGGACAGCAGAGAACATTTTTATCACTGGGATTTCGGCGATGACGCCACAAGCAGTGATTCCTGGCCGATTCACACCTATGTTGTCAAGGACAATCACACCTATACGGTTTTGCTGCAGGTGATGGATGAAAGCGGCAGGTTGGGCAGGGATTCGTGCCGGGTGAACCTGGCGCCCGGACCGGGCTCTTTTCCTTTGCGGTTGAATTTTGTCGGTGATTTGATGCTGGCAAGGCGCTATGAGCCGCTGATTGACAGTCTGGGTGTGGAAGCGATTTTCCAGAAGATAAAGCCCGACCTGGGTGATGTTGCCGACATCACGGTGGCGAATCTTGAATGTCCTTTGACCGACCGTGGTACGCCGCATCCGACCAAGCCGATTGTTTTTCGGGGTCGGCCTGCTAACGGGCAGGGACTGAAGTTTACCGGCATCGATGTGGTCTCGCTCGCCAACAACCACATCGTTGATTACGGGCTGGAGGGGCTGCGTCAGACTCAGGCGGTGCTGGATACACTCGGGATAGTTTACTCGGGCGCAGGTGGGTCCGCCTATGAGGCGTATCAACCTGTTTTTCTTGTGAAGTGCGGGGTGGCGCTCGGGTTCCTTGCTTACAGTGACCGCACCGGGCAATACGACAACTATCAGCCTTATCTTGATGCCGGGGAGAACAAACCGGGGTTTGCCAACCTTGACACATTTCGGGTATTCCAGGCGATGCGGCGGGCAAAAGCGGTTGCCGACTTTCTGGTGCTGGAACTGCATTCGGGTGAGGAGTACCAGCCCGAGCCGATAGATGAAGGGTGGTTTACAACAGATTGGGTTCAGCCGACCGCAAGCCAGATTGCGTTGCGCCACCGAATTGTTGACCAGGGCGCAGCACTGGTTGTCTGTCACCACCCCCATATTCTGCAGGGTTTTGAGGTCTATCAGGGAAAGTTGATCGCCCATTCGCTGGGCAATTTTGCGTTTGACCAGGAGTATCCCGAAACCTATCCATCGGTGATTCTCAATGGGCTGCTGGATGAAAGGGGTTTTTACCGTTACTGGCTCGTGCCGGTTTACATCGATGATTATATTCCGCATCGGGCAAGAGGCGAATTGGGGACAAGAATTTTGCGTTATGTCGCACGGCGTTCCCGGGAGTTAAACAGTTACCTTGTTGTGGACCGGGAGAGTGTGATTGCCGAGGTGGTGCTGGACAGTGCCAATCTGAACCGGCGCCGGCAACAGTACGAGGTTGCACTGGAACTGCTGCCCGATTCCAATGGTTTTAGGTCTTTGCCGCACAGTTTGAGTGATACCGGGGACCTGTCAATGGTTATGACTGTTGCACCGGCCGGGGCATGGCAAATGCGGCTGGGCCGGGACTTGTTGTGGATGGGCAATATGGAAGATGAAGGAGCAACTTTCTGGCTGCTAAATCAGGCGGATGAGTTTTACGATTGCCAGGCGCGCCGCGGGGCGCGGTCGTTATGTCACCGCCGGAGCGCGGGCACGGGTGTGATTGTTACCAATCTGGAGGAGCGGATGGCGTGCCCTCTGGATTCGCACCGGCTGGGGGTTTACGGCTGGATGAAAACAGACAATGGCGCGGGCGCAACCGTGGTCTTAAATGTTTACAATAGCCGCAGCGGCGGTATGCGAGTTGCGGTGTGCAGTCTGCCGGCGGTTAACGGGACAAATGAATGGCAGGAGTTCTATGCCGAGATACCAACACCGCGCGCAGGCGGATATTTTGATGTCCTGTTGAAGAGCGCAGGACCGGATTCGGGCACAGGTAGGGTGTGGTTTGACGACATCAGGGTGATTGAGTGGGAAGACTGGCAGGAGTTTGGTGCGCCGCGGTTGGTTACAGCGCCCAACGACTACACTTGGATTCAGGTTCGGACCGATGACTCAATTCCGAATGCGGTGGTCAGATACGAGGCGACTGAGTTCCAGCCGTTGCTGGGCGTTGAGATAAGAAACCGGGCAATTGTCTTTAAGCCTGACCTAACTGTCAAGCCCAATCCGGCAAAAGGTAGGTTGACGATAAATTACCATCTGGGCGCTGGGCAGCGGGCAGATTTAAAGGTGTACAACAGTCTTGGTCAGATGGTGCGGAATTGGCATGAGGAGGGCAGAACACGCGGTCTGATGACTGTTAACTGGGATTTGAAAGACGGGCGCAATAAACGGGTGCCAAGCGGGACCTACTTCTTCCGATTGGAGATTGATGGCAAAACAAGCGGTGCCCGGGTGGTGGTGTTAAGCACCGAATTCTGA
- a CDS encoding macro domain-containing protein: MQIKVGDFELECVRGDITKQEGFDAVVNAANARLAPGGGVAGAIHRAAGPALYEECKPLAPIKPGDAVITAGHNLPNKYVIHCLGPVYGVDKPEERVLARCYENALEVAERHQVKSIAFPSISTGYFGYPVEEAAAVALRTVIKKIPELRFVRRIRFVLFSEADFEVYQTALVRMAKRSA; encoded by the coding sequence ATGCAAATTAAAGTCGGTGATTTTGAACTGGAGTGTGTGCGGGGGGATATTACAAAGCAGGAAGGTTTTGATGCGGTGGTGAATGCGGCGAATGCTCGATTGGCACCGGGCGGTGGTGTTGCGGGTGCGATTCATCGAGCAGCAGGTCCGGCACTTTATGAGGAGTGTAAGCCCCTGGCACCGATTAAACCGGGTGATGCGGTGATTACTGCCGGGCACAATCTGCCCAATAAGTATGTGATTCACTGTCTCGGACCGGTTTATGGGGTTGATAAGCCGGAAGAAAGGGTTCTTGCCCGATGTTATGAGAACGCCCTGGAGGTCGCCGAGCGGCATCAAGTTAAGTCCATTGCCTTTCCATCAATTTCCACCGGGTATTTCGGTTATCCAGTTGAAGAGGCGGCAGCGGTGGCGCTCAGGACCGTGATTAAGAAGATACCGGAGTTGAGGTTTGTCCGGCGGATAAGGTTTGTCTTGTTCAGTGAGGCCGATTTTGAAGTTTACCAAACTGCCCTGGTCCGGATGGCAAAGAGGTCGGCGTGA
- a CDS encoding secondary thiamine-phosphate synthase enzyme YjbQ, which produces MISFTVKTHRRTELVDITSQVQEAVAKTNISSGVCFVYVPHTTAGICVNESYDPDVAEDITRTLSKLVPPDAHYQHTEGNADAHIKSVLVGTSQAIPVENGKLRLGRWQGIFFCEFDGPRIRTCFVQVIKSTI; this is translated from the coding sequence ATGATTTCCTTTACGGTCAAAACCCACCGCCGCACCGAACTTGTTGACATCACCAGCCAGGTCCAGGAGGCGGTGGCAAAAACCAACATTTCATCCGGGGTCTGTTTTGTCTATGTGCCCCACACAACCGCCGGCATCTGCGTAAACGAAAGTTATGACCCCGATGTTGCCGAAGACATTACCCGGACGCTGTCGAAACTTGTCCCACCGGATGCCCATTATCAGCACACCGAAGGCAATGCCGATGCCCATATCAAATCGGTACTGGTCGGCACCAGTCAGGCGATTCCGGTAGAAAACGGCAAACTGCGTCTGGGCCGGTGGCAGGGGATATTTTTTTGCGAGTTTGATGGTCCGCGCATCAGGACCTGTTTTGTTCAGGTAATCAAAAGTACTATTTAA
- a CDS encoding alanine--glyoxylate aminotransferase family protein: MSHKKLFVPGPTEVREEVLKAQAKWMIGHRSKEFGDLNARCIEKTQKILKTKNYVFWWTASGTGLMEGTIRNVVRRRVLHCVNGAFSDRWFKISQACGKEPEALRVEWGKAIKPEMVDQELAKGGFEAVTITQNETSTGVRSPIEDIARMVRSKYPDVLILVDAVSSLMGDWFDIDELGLDVVVASSQKCVALPPGLAVAIVSSRAMEKCRNNPERGYYFDFEAMLKRYEKDKQTPTTPAISLFWALDVQLDAILAEGMENRYQRHLQMAQFTREWAKKYFAVYPEPGYESVTLTTVTNTRGISVKDLNSALGERGMQISNGYGDLKEKTFRIAHMGDLTMEDMEAVTTAIVEILKL; encoded by the coding sequence ATGAGTCATAAGAAACTTTTTGTTCCCGGTCCAACCGAAGTCCGGGAAGAGGTCCTTAAGGCACAGGCGAAATGGATGATTGGTCACCGTTCTAAGGAGTTTGGTGACCTGAATGCCCGCTGTATTGAAAAGACCCAGAAGATTTTGAAGACGAAGAACTATGTTTTCTGGTGGACCGCATCCGGAACCGGTCTGATGGAAGGCACCATCCGGAATGTGGTGCGGCGCAGGGTGCTGCACTGCGTCAATGGCGCATTCTCGGACCGCTGGTTTAAAATCTCCCAGGCTTGTGGCAAAGAGCCTGAGGCGCTGCGCGTTGAATGGGGCAAGGCGATAAAGCCCGAGATGGTTGACCAGGAACTTGCCAAAGGCGGTTTTGAGGCGGTCACGATTACCCAGAACGAAACCTCAACCGGGGTTCGCTCGCCGATTGAGGACATCGCCCGGATGGTACGCAGTAAGTATCCGGATGTCTTGATTCTGGTTGATGCCGTTTCCAGTTTGATGGGCGACTGGTTTGACATCGACGAACTGGGCCTGGATGTGGTCGTCGCATCAAGCCAGAAGTGCGTCGCTTTGCCGCCCGGTCTTGCCGTTGCCATCGTCTCGTCCCGGGCGATGGAGAAGTGCCGGAACAATCCCGAGCGTGGTTACTACTTTGATTTTGAGGCGATGCTCAAGCGGTACGAAAAGGACAAGCAGACCCCGACCACGCCGGCAATTTCTCTTTTCTGGGCGCTTGATGTCCAGTTAGACGCCATCCTTGCCGAAGGGATGGAAAATCGGTATCAGCGCCATTTGCAGATGGCGCAGTTCACCCGGGAGTGGGCAAAGAAATACTTTGCCGTGTACCCGGAACCGGGCTATGAGTCGGTGACATTGACCACCGTGACCAACACCCGGGGCATCAGCGTCAAGGATTTGAACAGCGCGCTCGGCGAGCGGGGAATGCAAATCTCCAACGGTTACGGCGACCTGAAGGAGAAGACCTTCCGCATCGCCCATATGGGTGATTTGACAATGGAAGATATGGAGGCGGTGACCACGGCGATTGTCGAAATCCTGAAATTGTGA
- a CDS encoding S8 family serine peptidase, with protein sequence MSLFLWLGWALLSFAGPGIVKTQSAATFTPEPYASAGEIRFANGTVLRINQTEPNHEKNSTRYWLIHFSQPVRKEMLDYLHSLGLEPVCYIAYQTVVCRNSTTVSVPALLPRLKGYSVDWAGPFLPEYKMSPDVTPSTEFSELAFALWRPKQNLLKLSNLNAGQLTELDEVNWVERRHRFEPFNRDVQWVVQTGWDSLGPVEPNNNFRRFWNAGLRGQGIIVGLFDSGINTEHDMFRDPWVPLEMPGIYLNHRKIVAYKLFRNAAFGDPSAVVYHGSAVAGTLAGNDSLCGNLSDLDGVAPDARIYFLDIATASGQYIFDNDMTEMLDSIRLSYGMPEPVRQVSGSFGSMDQTGYYTLADATLDAVTWQDKNFLVVWAAGNGAGTQYRIGHPACAKNCLTVGGSGNGTRSNLIYSLSSAGPTRDLRIKPNLVAPADSIYTVYGAGINTYRVRAGTSFAAPAVSAALTLLRQYLKEGWYPSGKPDPKRSLVAPSAALMRALAICATDTDVGAGTIPDNRTGWGRLNLSRIMHLPDDSIAFTFVDDSIGLETGQFDEYEIVLDRREPLFITLAWTDTAALPAAEIALVNDLNLEAISPDGNRYRGNQLYLNQSMPNPGEWDERNVEEVIRIAHPLPGTWKVRIYARNVYTPRQPYALVIRGGIQGLPIGISEHFPPLRAKLSPDLYPGLQNSRRSFLIVPPNSVIRVWSSDGRQVVRLASQHRPFAWHYTDRTGKKLPAGVYLYQIEGLHTGSHQGKVVLIR encoded by the coding sequence GTGAGTCTCTTTCTTTGGCTCGGCTGGGCGCTCCTTTCATTTGCCGGGCCAGGAATCGTTAAAACGCAGAGCGCCGCAACCTTTACACCGGAGCCTTATGCCTCAGCTGGTGAGATTCGTTTCGCCAATGGCACCGTTTTAAGAATTAACCAGACCGAACCGAACCACGAAAAGAACAGCACCCGCTACTGGCTAATCCACTTTTCTCAGCCCGTCCGAAAGGAGATGCTGGATTATTTACACAGCCTCGGGCTGGAGCCGGTCTGTTACATCGCTTATCAGACGGTCGTTTGTCGAAATTCAACCACCGTTTCCGTTCCCGCCTTACTCCCCCGGCTCAAAGGATATTCTGTTGACTGGGCAGGACCATTTCTGCCCGAATACAAGATGAGCCCGGATGTCACACCATCAACCGAATTTAGCGAACTCGCCTTTGCCCTCTGGCGCCCAAAACAGAACCTGTTGAAACTGTCAAACCTGAACGCCGGTCAACTAACCGAACTTGATGAAGTCAACTGGGTTGAGCGCCGGCACCGGTTTGAACCTTTTAACCGTGATGTTCAATGGGTGGTGCAAACCGGCTGGGACTCACTGGGCCCAGTTGAACCCAATAACAACTTTCGCCGCTTCTGGAATGCCGGGCTACGTGGTCAGGGTATAATTGTCGGGCTGTTTGATTCAGGAATAAACACCGAGCACGATATGTTTCGCGACCCCTGGGTACCATTAGAAATGCCGGGCATCTATCTCAACCACCGTAAAATTGTCGCCTATAAACTGTTCCGCAACGCCGCCTTTGGTGACCCGAGTGCCGTAGTCTATCACGGCTCGGCGGTTGCAGGAACGCTTGCCGGCAACGACTCTTTGTGCGGCAATTTAAGCGACCTCGACGGTGTCGCACCCGATGCCCGCATCTACTTCCTTGATATCGCTACCGCCAGTGGCCAGTACATTTTTGATAACGATATGACCGAAATGCTGGACTCAATCCGGCTCAGTTATGGCATGCCCGAACCGGTGCGCCAGGTATCCGGCTCTTTCGGCTCAATGGACCAGACGGGTTACTATACGCTTGCCGATGCGACCCTTGATGCGGTCACCTGGCAGGACAAAAATTTTCTTGTTGTCTGGGCAGCAGGTAATGGCGCCGGCACTCAGTATCGGATTGGCCACCCCGCCTGTGCGAAAAACTGCCTCACGGTCGGCGGCTCCGGTAACGGCACAAGAAGCAATTTGATTTACTCCCTTTCTTCTGCCGGTCCAACCCGGGACTTAAGAATCAAACCCAACCTTGTCGCGCCCGCGGACAGCATCTACACCGTTTACGGTGCCGGCATCAACACCTATCGCGTCCGCGCCGGCACCAGTTTTGCCGCTCCGGCGGTCAGCGCCGCCCTGACTTTACTCCGTCAGTACCTCAAAGAGGGCTGGTATCCGTCCGGAAAACCGGACCCAAAAAGGTCACTTGTTGCGCCCAGTGCCGCACTGATGCGCGCCCTTGCCATCTGTGCTACCGACACCGATGTCGGCGCGGGCACAATTCCGGACAACAGAACCGGCTGGGGCAGGCTCAACCTGTCCCGGATTATGCATCTACCGGACGACTCAATCGCCTTCACCTTTGTTGACGACTCAATCGGGTTAGAAACCGGGCAGTTTGATGAGTACGAAATTGTCCTCGACCGCAGGGAGCCGTTGTTCATCACCCTTGCCTGGACCGACACCGCGGCGCTGCCTGCGGCTGAAATCGCCCTGGTCAACGACCTGAACTTAGAGGCGATAAGCCCGGACGGCAACCGTTATCGGGGCAATCAACTTTACCTCAATCAATCAATGCCCAACCCGGGTGAATGGGACGAAAGGAATGTCGAAGAGGTGATTCGCATCGCCCATCCGCTCCCCGGAACCTGGAAGGTACGCATTTATGCCCGTAATGTTTACACCCCGCGCCAGCCTTACGCGCTGGTAATCAGGGGCGGCATTCAGGGCTTACCAATCGGAATCTCGGAACATTTTCCGCCCCTTAGGGCAAAACTATCGCCTGACCTGTACCCCGGTTTACAAAACAGCCGGCGCTCTTTTTTGATTGTGCCACCCAACAGCGTAATACGGGTGTGGAGTTCGGATGGCAGGCAGGTTGTCCGCCTTGCTTCTCAACACCGGCCATTTGCCTGGCACTATACCGACCGCACCGGGAAAAAACTGCCCGCTGGCGTTTATCTCTATCAAATCGAAGGTTTGCATACAGGTTCGCACCAGGGAAAAGTTGTCCTTATCAGGTAA